In the Arachis ipaensis cultivar K30076 chromosome B04, Araip1.1, whole genome shotgun sequence genome, ATTCATTCTATGCGCAAGTTATTCTTACATGTCAGTGCTCAATTTGGGAGCTGATCAGATTGTTTTTGCCTTCCATGGGAAACAAAATGGGGAAGCAAGAGAAGGATGATGTAATATTTTTGAAGATCGTACCTCCTGTGGACCAGGTATATGCCAAGTGGCTTGCTAGAGATGTTGAGAGAATTCATCGCTTTGTTCCGAAACATACTCGTGCAGTAAAGCCACCAGATCATTATGTGGAGTACATGAAGTTGAATGGATTGTTGGATGTGGATCTGGATGATCCTGCTCTTGCCCATTTGTTCAAGTAGATATATATAATCTCAGATCTGTATGCAATTCAGAGAAGTAGCATGAGTTGATATACTTGCATTGCATTGTGAATAACTGAATATATTAATGTTTATTTTCCTGTCTTTCATTGCTTTTTCCTATAAGAGTTTCTAGAGTTTTTGTTTCTTAAAATCTTTGTTTGGATAGATGACAAAGAGAATGATTGCTTGGGAGTGATTTGAAAGAAAGTTGCTATATTTATAGTTCAAGGTATTCATTTTTCTCTTTCCAAAGAGGTATGTGGAATGGTTGATGGTTCTAGTATTTTCTTCCTTAACAATGTTTTTTGACACCAAAAATCGTCCAACAACTTaagtttttttaatattttttcaaaagaGCAATTATaatgtgttttttattttatcttttaactttttttcttttctctttttcagaAATTACAATTGTTTAAAGAAATTATCCATTTTTTATACTCAAGCTATAAACTATTTGATGATATGATAAACCACTCTGTAGTTTttcccttttcaaaatttagcaAAATGATCAATGTACCTTTGATAGTCTCCAAAGATAGGATGGCCCACAATTCAAAGTGTGTTTTAATGTGACTATAGTTTTTGGGTTTTAAAGGAGCCCATTCATCTTTTTGTGACATTAGAGAAGGTTTCAACACGTGTTTTCTATCACCATTTCACATCTTTAGTTATTGTGTTGGTTATTTACCAATAATAGAAGATTTTTTTTCATAAGTTTATCTATTTTTAATCTCTCTTCTTAATCTTTCTTAATTTATTCTCATAAAACTACACTCGAATCATTTGGTAACTCTACAGGAGAAGAATACTTCGATACAATGGCAGAGTTTAACAATACTCATTTTGAACAGAATTAACCACCTAAGCAACATTTAATAACCCCTCATAATCTCAATCTTAGCTTGGAAACATCCCAAGACGAGGACAACCGCAACCAAGAAGAGTAACACATGGAGTAGCAGAATTTGGGTGCAGAAAGAGGAGGAGCTTTCGGCCATGGAAATTTCTTCATACCTCATGATGGAGGTAGTGAGGTACTATTNNNNNNNNNNNNNNNNNNNNNNATGATAGACAACCAAGCAAAGATGCAGGCTTTGATTACTGAAATGATGGTTAGGAACTAAATGAGGTATAGAACTCTTTCGTCACCTCCTGTCATGAACCAGGAGCATGTGGAGAAAGATGAGAACATCACTATAACTGTAGGGAATTGGCACACATTCTAAAGGATAAAGGAGAGACAAATAAACCCACTTGGGAGATAAATCAACGATTTGGACATCATATTCTAGTAAATTTGTACACTAAGTGCTATTAACCGCCTACCATTCGCAAGTTTGATGGTACAAGAACTGCCAAGGAATACATCCTATCATTCCTGAACGATCTCAGGGTATTCAGAGTTCAAGGAATTTTCAAAGTCGTTGACGGGAAGAGCATTTACCTGGTATGCTAAGCTGAAAGCCATTAGCATCAACAATTGAGAACAATTGGTGACATAATTTTACATCAAGTTCTTGGAGGAGAAACCCTCCGTGTTATTTCAATAAGAAATATTCACCTCATTTTAATAGATGTTAACAAATTTTCACTTCAACATAGTAGTATGACCcatttaatttagaaattaaaaaagaattttcaaaatttattttccctTAACGGTATACTAAATAGGGGTGGTAGTGTGTATTTTATTTATGGGTATCCAACCCACCTAATCCGATCGGATAAGATTGTCAATCCAATCCACAGCGGGTAGTGCAGATCGAATAGGATGCCAGTTAAGTCTCAATCCTATCTTGACTAATTCgcactctatatatgtatatattatatacttatataaaaatatgttttaaatgGGTATTGAACCAAAGACCTTTTATTTGGTACAAAAAAATTTAACCACCCAACCAAAATGTTCAATTAATAAATCTTTAATTTGTATGCTCATCGCGTTATATAATATGTAACTTGCAAATAAGATTAGATACTCGCACATTAACAACGAATaaagttaaaaacttaaaattaaaatgtcCTCAACCTGCAAATAGTATTAGAGTTAATTCCAAATCTTATACTATCTTATTCATTGTTACCCTATTACTAAAGTCTAAATGAGACACCAACTTAAAAGTTGAAAGAACATTATTATATTTTTACACGTTATATTCCATAATACAGAGAATGCAGAGCAAAATTCAGTTAAGGCACGCAAATGCCATGGTTGGAGATTTATAAGCGCGTAAGTTATTCTTGTGGTTATTATATATGTAGCTAGGACTTAAGAGCTTAACCTCAATTGCTTTGCTGGAGCTGAGTCACGTGATAGCCGGCAACATTTAATGCTCAATTTCTATCATTATTACTATCATCATTTGGCTCATTATTTTTATCCTTATGCGATGAGTTCTTGTCAAGGCTCGCTCCCTCTATTCTTCTAGAAGTCAAAATATATATCGTTCTTGATTCTTCACTTGATTTTTCATCCCTTCATCAGACACAGAGATACCTACATTAGATATGGCTCCAAAGAAAAAAGGTGAATCAATTGGTTCATTTTGTATATAAGAATTCAATTTCCATGTGAAAGTATAGATGTTAATCTTTGCTTATATATATATCATATGATTTGGCAGGTGAAATTATCGTAATCATGGGTGTCAGCGGTGCCGGAAAAACGTAAGTGtccatccatccaataaccaaaacCTCTATTGTCtcctattaaaaaaaaaattgatttcagaATTAAGATAAAGTAAGGATAAGTGTACTTAGTTTGTATTGTATCTTAAATTAACCCACATATATTGTAAAAAGTTCAAGTAATATGTTTTAGATTCAAATTTTCTTGTgttgataatgataataattcTAGATTATGGCTCCGCTAATTGCTAGTCTGCTGAACAATTTCTCTGGATTAACGCCTTGATAATGATATGTTGGATAGTTCTATCTTCATTCTTAAATTTTTGAGCTGATGAATGAAACTGATTGGTTaactattttcttttcaaaacttaTCAATCAATTGAAAATTTACTCAACAGCACAGTAGGGCAGATGCTGGGAAAAGAGATGAAATATAAGTATCTTGATGCTGATGATTTTCATTCTGAATCAAACAAAGGTGGGTATATGAGCATACATGCACAATTGTACAAATGCAATGCATCTTTGAGTGATATTATCCTGAAATAAAGAACTTGTTTCTATCTGTCTTGTTTCTTTCGTTATTTGTTTAtgttgttcttttacttttttaggTTATGTTATTTTAATAACTCAAAAATTGTCTAACAATTTTTATGGAGTATAATAAAAATGTAGGGTACATACATTCTCTCTGCTAAAGTTTCCTTCCGAAACATAGCAGAGCTTTCCCTGCATTGATAATAACAAAAATTTCATTTAGAAGTTACAAAGTTCTTTACTCTCAAAAATTCCTCCTTTAAGGCTTTAAAAGTCACAAACCTTTTTAGAAGTTCAATTCCTTTCAAGCTAAAATTACAAATTATTTACATAGTTACCAACTATATAGACAGCTTTTAGCAATGTTGAAATAACATTTCTATTAATTTTCTCCCCCCTATTTTGTTTCTTCTAAATATTGCAGAAAAGATGGGCAAGGGAATCCCACTCACTGATGAAGACAGAATGCCATGGCTTGAATCACTAAGAGATGCCACAAAAGAACACATAGTTAACGGAAATGGTGTGATTCTTGGGTGTTCTGCATTGAAGAAGCAATATAGAGAAACATTAAGATCAAGTGACCCTGATTACAAAATGGGAAGTTATGAAACAAGTGCTGTTAGCTTTGTACTGCTGGAAGCTCCTGCTGAGGTGCTAAGTGTTCGTTTAAATAAAAGAGCTGCAGAAGGGACACATTATATGCCGGCATCTCTTTTGCAATCTCAGTTGGATTTGCTTAAGATTGATGAATCTGAGGGAATACTTACGGTTGATGCCACTTTAAGTCCTCAATCCATTGTCAAAACCATTATTATAAGCATTTTCCAATTTCAGGACTCTTTTCATTCATCACAATGTTGAAACTAGAAGTTATCTATAATAATACATAATACTAATGATTAAATCAGGTTTCATCATTAAGTATTATTCAAACAAAAGTAGGATATGAATTATCCTAGGATTGTTTCATTTGAATTGGCTAATGAATCATATAATTAAGCCTAATTTTTCCGGATGGTTAACATATTTTAAAATATGATGCAATCATTTCCTATCATtattcataaattaatgcaactcCAAGAACAATAAGAGTTAAATCAATAAGAGAGAATTTGCTACATGAACAAATAATTAAACTATAAAAAACAAAATCCTCTACATTAATAATGcatataaaataaatatcaatTTATGTTAGAATTGACAAGATACTTCACCATTCGGACACATTCTTaatcttaatttaatttagaatagaGCAAATACTCCTACTATCTGATAAAAAATCTTGTTGCATATTTTAAAAACATGCTGCTCCACTATAAAATCAAGTGGAaagtatataattatttaaattatgttCAATTCTATGTAAGATTAAGAAAACATAAGCTACATATTTTTAATGCAGAAGTCGTAACAATTGTCCGGATAACAATAAAAACTTTGTATTTAATTTGGCAAAGTTGTCCTTAATGTAACTGAAACCATATATTTTCACTACAAAAAGTACCAACTCATCAGTGTGAAACTGTAATTCTAAAAATTTACAGATGAAAAAATATGGACCAACCAATGACTTTCCAAATTGAGCAATGAATAATGAACAAATAAACCACAACTTGACATGAAATTGCATGTTCATCTCTTAGCTGGACTAACCCTCTCTTTTGGAGGTGAGGAGTGGAAAACGTACTTTTTTCCCATTCTGGTCTGCTAAGCAGAGCATCAAGCATCATTTCTTTGCCTTGGCGAATCTAAGGCATCGGTACTTTTCGCCGCTCACTGTAATTTCAAGAGCTCCATCTTGGTTATCTTGATTTGAGGCAGTTCCCATTAAGACACTTTTTTCTTTCTCAAGGTTATCTCTTTCCATCTTCAGCCTTGCCTCTTGACGCGCAATCTCTGCCTGAAACAAAAAAGTAACTGTAAATTTTTGTAAACCAGCAGTATCATAAAAGAAAATATTGTTATAATGCCAAAAAGTTTCTTCAGTCAATTTCCATCTTTTTTTTCCCGTCAAAATGCTGGTGACTCACAAAATGTCCCAGATCATTACAGAACAATGAAAAGTGGTACCTTTGAACGTGTGAAACATGATATCAACAAAAATATTAGATAAAGGTTGTCCTATGTATATGCATCTCAAAAGTATAATGTCCTAGTCTAAGGAGAACTAATTTTGCAGAAAGTTGCAGCAGCTAAGCATCTTAAAAATCAACCATGAAGCCACTGTTTCAGTGATACTTGCCAACTCTAACTGATTAGTCAAATAATTTGCTCTGTATAATGCCTAGTACCTAAAAGCCACATTACTTTGTCTCTATGGTTTCAGGAAAGTTCATTAAAATTTCACTTATATCAAATCTTCAATACCATCAACTTTAAATTAAACTGCTACATCTCACTTTGTCAAGCTTTCATCTAGACATCAGAATTGGAATTCATACAATCATTTCTTGGTCAATGGTCATGCATGACTACAGGGTAAAGGGATACTTAGTGATATCCAAATTCAAAGCATTCATCTAAACAAAAATCAGGTTATCCATCAAATCAGTGGATAATCATCAAAAGTCAAGTGACACTAGCATTGCTAGATTGCTACTGCTTTCTCCTTTCTCTAATTTCTTTAACATTTTAAATATATCCATATGATCATACAAGGATATATGATTAATCATGAGAGTGATGTGTAGCAAAACCCACTACAAACATTATAAATTTTAGAGAAATGGATACCTCACGACGAGAAAGTTCAGCCTTCCATGCAGCTTCACGCTCCGCTACTTCACGCTCACGCTCTTCAATATAACTTTGCATCTCTCTCTCCTTCATGATCCTATCTTGAATATCAGCATCTAATGCTTCTTTCAACTCTTGAACAAACTTATCTACCACAGCCTTTATACGAAGAGACATCCTTGGCTCTAACTTCTTGTGTTAAAATCCCAAACCTTGAAACACACCAAAAAAGTCTCATATATTCTAGTACTCAGTTTGAGAATGGAATACCCTAAAGAACTACAATCAACTTTGGATTTATGCTTGACAAGCACATAAAATCTGTTTGGGA is a window encoding:
- the LOC107638261 gene encoding uncharacterized protein LOC107638261 — its product is MGNKMGKQEKDDVIFLKIVPPVDQVYAKWLARDVERIHRFVPKHTRAVKPPDHYVEYMKLNGLLDVDLDDPALAHLFK
- the LOC107638258 gene encoding probable gluconokinase isoform X1, producing the protein MAPKKKGEIIVIMGVSGAGKTTVGQMLGKEMKYKYLDADDFHSESNKEKMGKGIPLTDEDRMPWLESLRDATKEHIVNGNGVILGCSALKKQYRETLRSSDPDYKMGSYETSAVSFVLLEAPAEVLSVRLNKRAAEGTHYMPASLLQSQLDLLKIDESEGILTVDATLSPQSIVKTIIISIFQFQDSFHSSQC
- the LOC107638258 gene encoding probable gluconokinase isoform X2, translated to MLGKEMKYKYLDADDFHSESNKEKMGKGIPLTDEDRMPWLESLRDATKEHIVNGNGVILGCSALKKQYRETLRSSDPDYKMGSYETSAVSFVLLEAPAEVLSVRLNKRAAEGTHYMPASLLQSQLDLLKIDESEGILTVDATLSPQSIVKTIIISIFQFQDSFHSSQC
- the LOC107638259 gene encoding uncharacterized protein LOC107638259 is translated as MSLRIKAVVDKFVQELKEALDADIQDRIMKEREMQSYIEEREREVAEREAAWKAELSRREAEIARQEARLKMERDNLEKEKSVLMGTASNQDNQDGALEITVSGEKYRCLRFAKAKK